One segment of Salvia splendens isolate huo1 chromosome 20, SspV2, whole genome shotgun sequence DNA contains the following:
- the LOC121781514 gene encoding uncharacterized protein LOC121781514, with translation MKGKGTKRETSSSNLDSQEPRMDIKSILKDIEFLGSSHMTWKQKRDLENKKVVSLGGKPPKKQRLPLSVARVSMMSRPPFRRAILGRFGAYSSSSSQKVPERKPAKDKILKSMQGDSRNGVLNVGHLDPLEEVTEDCLPLISAQQYASRNEMLMSLIIAWSPIVETSGNDVAFPSSSSNCCSILAVGGKCGKISSWSVRAPECYSTDNAGHASEVRLVGLVKAHDSWIAAISWVRYGSNDSKTQFALANGSSNGSLKIWLVNGEKLLKASEVINDSLSLLREVATVDSSMISVLSLTVPARSPTKLFLAIGKSSGSFELCTLDTSTGKFDNIGCYNAHDSTVSGLAWAFDGRCLYSCSQNNSLKS, from the exons ATGAAGGGGAAAGGAACGAAAAGGGAAACTTCATCCTCCAATTTGGATTCCCAGGAACCAAGAATGGACATCAAGTCCATCCTGAAAGATATTGAATTTTTGG GTTCCTCACACATGACATGGAAACAGAAAAGGGACTTGGAGAATAAGAAGGTAGTGTCACTCGGTGGAAAG CCTCCAAAGAAACAGAGGTTACCTCTTAGTGTTGCTAGAGTTTcaatgatgtcacgaccgccctttagg AGAGCTATACTTGGAAGGTTTGGAGCCTACAGTAGCAGTAGTTCCCAGAAGGTGCCAGAGAGGAAACCAGCAAAGGACAAAATTCTGAAGTCGATGCAAGGCGATTCCAGAAACGGGGTTCTCAACGTCGGGCATCT ggACCCTCTGGAGGAAGTGACGGAAGACTGTCTTCCATTAATATCTGCACAGCAGTATGCTTCTCGCAATGAAATGCTAATGTCACTTATTATTGCTTGGTCTCCAATTGTGGAGACATCTGGAAACGATGTGGCTTTTCCTTCTAGCTCTTCTAATTGCTGCTCAATTCTTGCTGTTGGTGGAAAGTGCGGTAAAATTTCTTCGTGGAGTGTTCGTGCACCTGAGTGCTATTCTACTGATAATGCTGGGCACGCGAGTGAGGTTCGACTTGTTGGCCTTGTGAAGGCACATGATAGCTGGATTGCAGCAATTAGTTGGGTTAGATATGGGTCTAACGATTCAAAGACCCAGTTTGCATTGGCTAATGGGAGTTCTAATGGTAG TTTGAAGATCTGGCTGGTAAATGGTGAAAAATTACTCAAGGCGTCTGAAGTTATCAACGATTCATTATCATTGTTGAGGGAG GTTGCGACTGTTGATTCTTCTATGATATCTGTACTTTCACTTACTGTGCCCGCTCGATCACCAACGAAATTGTTCTTGGCTATTGGTAAAAGTTCCGGATCCTTTGAATTGTGTACCCTTGACACATCTACTGGCAAATTTGACAATATTGGCTGTTATAATGCACATGACAGCACA GTTTCTGGTTTAGCTTGGGCGTTTGATGGACGTTGTTTGTACAGTTGTAGTCAG AATAACTCCTTGAAGAGCTGA